The Blastocatellia bacterium genome has a segment encoding these proteins:
- a CDS encoding DUF3326 domain-containing protein has protein sequence MIENTQRQAKKPRFSVNGSACAEIERLVGRTALRWYIGQVTKDEMVIETTAFKEQASARSEPFSRQHYPGKDVVLNIVPTGIGCSIGGFAGDASPVTRLLATAADYLVTHPNTVNASDFIGLPDDNVVYADGYSIDAFCKGAVDLHLPHANRVGVIVEKSDDWKLNVIFNVINTVRAVHGVNITDYVVTEEAIGGRCIKNDSGAFVGTIDNPRVIFESCERLLDRGVDAIALTSNIQDLPLGEYARHFQGEFPNPVGGVEAVISYLVTSRYHVPSAHAPLINTRELDLTSGIVDARGAGEFVSTSGLACVLIGLRRAPQTAPRPGCRTSDIINVNNLAAVVCPASSLGGIPVLYAHEQGVPIIAVQENRTILDVTQESLGLENVIQARSYAEAAGLLHALKRGVSLQSLARPLRTYRY, from the coding sequence ATGATCGAAAACACACAACGCCAAGCCAAAAAGCCACGGTTCTCGGTAAATGGGTCAGCCTGTGCGGAGATCGAGCGGCTCGTCGGAAGGACCGCCCTGCGGTGGTACATCGGGCAGGTGACGAAGGACGAGATGGTGATCGAAACCACCGCTTTCAAGGAGCAGGCGAGCGCCCGCTCGGAGCCTTTCAGTCGCCAGCATTATCCCGGCAAGGACGTTGTCTTGAACATCGTGCCGACGGGCATCGGCTGTAGCATCGGCGGCTTTGCCGGCGACGCCTCGCCGGTGACGCGCTTGCTGGCGACGGCCGCCGATTACCTGGTGACTCACCCGAACACCGTGAACGCTTCTGATTTCATCGGGCTCCCCGATGACAACGTCGTCTATGCCGACGGCTACTCCATAGACGCCTTTTGCAAGGGCGCCGTCGATCTGCACCTGCCGCATGCGAACCGCGTCGGCGTGATCGTCGAGAAGTCCGATGACTGGAAGCTGAACGTCATCTTCAACGTCATTAACACGGTCAGGGCAGTGCATGGAGTAAACATTACAGACTACGTCGTGACCGAAGAGGCCATCGGCGGCCGCTGCATCAAGAATGACTCGGGGGCCTTCGTCGGCACCATTGATAACCCGCGGGTGATCTTCGAGTCATGCGAGAGGCTCCTCGACCGCGGAGTTGATGCCATCGCCCTGACCAGCAACATTCAGGATCTGCCGTTGGGCGAGTACGCGCGGCACTTCCAGGGCGAGTTCCCGAACCCGGTCGGCGGCGTCGAAGCGGTGATCTCCTATCTGGTGACGAGTCGCTATCACGTGCCTTCGGCACACGCGCCGCTGATTAATACGAGAGAGCTTGACCTGACCAGCGGCATCGTCGATGCGAGGGGCGCCGGCGAGTTTGTTTCGACGAGCGGCCTCGCCTGCGTGTTGATTGGGCTGCGCAGGGCGCCGCAGACCGCCCCCAGGCCCGGCTGTAGGACCTCTGACATCATCAATGTCAACAACCTCGCAGCGGTCGTTTGTCCGGCGTCTAGCCTGGGAGGCATCCCGGTCCTTTACGCGCATGAGCAAGGCGTGCCGATCATCGCCGTTCAAGAGAATCGCACGATTCTCGATGTCACACAGGAGAGTCTCGGATTGGAGAACGTCATCCAGGCCCGCAGCTACGCCGAAGCCGCCGGCCTGCTGCATGCGCTCAAGCGGGGCGTCAGCCTGCAAAGCCTGGCAAGGCCCCTGCGCACCTACCGGTACTAG
- a CDS encoding ankyrin repeat domain-containing protein: MDPSLIEAAKAGNLETVEALLRSGAEADEADEKGWTALTFAAGQGDLAMVRLLVERGADPFKVGRDQRTPQMVALAAGHVEVVKYLCEAEDSRDAERARSLRPERQYARAYHLRDLKQFPGWSEIAAGSSEGSSDEQVVFVHQDFRVTESIWPDEKVIIDQASDSWREFCAQVLGFQVPSDIDLMVSSASSS, translated from the coding sequence ATGGACCCATCATTGATTGAGGCAGCAAAAGCAGGGAATCTGGAAACGGTAGAAGCCCTCCTCCGCTCCGGGGCCGAGGCGGACGAGGCGGACGAAAAGGGCTGGACCGCTTTGACCTTTGCCGCCGGGCAGGGAGACTTGGCAATGGTGCGTCTTCTTGTCGAAAGAGGGGCCGACCCCTTCAAGGTCGGTCGTGACCAGCGGACGCCGCAGATGGTGGCCCTCGCCGCCGGCCATGTGGAGGTGGTGAAGTACCTGTGCGAGGCCGAGGATAGTCGGGATGCCGAGCGCGCCCGGTCACTCAGGCCGGAGCGCCAATATGCCAGGGCGTACCACCTGCGTGATCTGAAGCAGTTCCCCGGCTGGTCGGAAATCGCCGCCGGCAGCAGCGAAGGGTCGAGCGATGAGCAGGTCGTCTTCGTCCACCAGGATTTCCGAGTGACGGAAAGCATATGGCCGGACGAGAAGGTGATTATCGATCAGGCCAGCGATAGCTGGCGTGAGTTCTGCGCGCAGGTGCTCGGGTTCCAGGTTCCTTCCGACATTGACCTGATGGTGTCGAGCGCGAGCTCGAGCTAA
- a CDS encoding condensation domain-containing protein — protein sequence MQSKKSHAISPGWSQVGTLVDLLKLRASQHPEQLAYTYLVDGEDQEMSTTYAELDLQARTTGNQLARMGLGGQRALLLYPPGLDFIAGFFGCLYGGLVAVPAYPPDPTRLKRSLSRLEVIAADAEARVVLTTQAVLSQAARMLQQAPALRALEWVASDGITSDIGDPTVRDSSGDEIAFLQYTSGSTGNPRGVMLTHANLLHNAAMVRSFFDHGSEDKYVSWLPTFHDMGFMSGVLQPLYSGIPAVLISPGEFLRRPLTWLRAISRHRATTSGGPNFAYDLCVRRITAEQRAGLDLSSWEVAFNGAEPIREETLERFARAFEPHGFRKQSMFACYGLAEATLLVAGAQKGELPITRGFSATALEKGLVAASAAGTPGQHVLVSCGRAALDQGIAIVDEKTCQRCPPDRVGEVWVRGPSVGQGYWNKPVDSKPIFEARIAETGEGPFLRTGDLGFIHDGVLFVTGRLKDVIIIRGLNHYPQDIELTVENCHAALRPGCGAAFSVDAGGQERLVIVYEIDERKQPDPVEVTASIRQAVSEAHELQAHAIVLIRAGSVPKTSSGKIQRRACRKQFLEGALEAVHHSVLEEQTRPARAEGFLRKALLALEQPARLLVIESCVLEQAARVLRSPASGLTANLPLSALGLDSLMAIELKNQLEDQLGTSVPTSKLMAGVTAAQLAQLVAEQLTAAPAGRPAPIRPDEGPPTEAPLSYTQKALWFFQQLSPDSAAYNVTFALRISSPVDAGALRRAFQSVVSRHACLRTTFALRHGQPVQRVQRQQQADLREVSAAGLSMDDLQQAVAEEAGLPFDLEAGPLYRALLFTREPEDHILSLAVHHIVIDGWSFWVLLDELMELYEAEVSGRQPDLPAPALDYSDYLSWQAELLEGEEGERLFHYWKRELDGDLPLLNLPTTRARPPVQTYAGASHGFQLERELVMRFKEVTASLGATLYTGLLAVFQILLHRYTGQDDILVGSPISARSRAEFEGIVGCFFNAMIMRADFSSDLTFEKFLGRLREKVLGALDHQDYPSHLLAERLQTARDPARPPLFQATFIFQKPHRKGRSPLPVGPTAAPAHAGSLRLSLFPLERRHSRMELELEMIESGGGICAWLHYNRDLFDAAFIERMAAHYKVLLEGVVAEPRQRISGLPLLTPEEMDDLLAGQRLDPLPAIGTGVQEWFQEQARQTPDKVAAVDQDGSITFNELRRQAARLACVIRRLNR from the coding sequence ATGCAAAGTAAGAAAAGCCACGCCATCAGCCCGGGCTGGTCGCAGGTCGGGACACTGGTAGACCTGCTCAAGCTCAGGGCATCGCAGCACCCCGAGCAGCTTGCCTACACCTATCTCGTAGACGGCGAAGACCAGGAGATGAGCACGACCTACGCCGAGCTGGACCTGCAAGCCCGGACGACCGGCAATCAACTGGCGCGGATGGGACTTGGCGGCCAGCGGGCCCTGCTGCTCTACCCGCCGGGGCTTGATTTTATCGCCGGGTTCTTCGGCTGCCTGTACGGAGGGCTGGTGGCGGTGCCTGCCTACCCCCCTGACCCGACCCGGCTGAAGCGGAGCTTGAGCCGCCTCGAGGTCATTGCCGCCGATGCTGAGGCGCGCGTGGTGCTGACGACGCAGGCAGTCTTATCGCAGGCCGCGCGGATGCTACAGCAAGCGCCGGCCCTGCGGGCGCTTGAGTGGGTGGCGTCGGATGGCATCACCAGCGACATCGGCGACCCGACGGTGCGCGACTCGTCCGGCGACGAGATCGCTTTTCTTCAGTACACCTCCGGCTCGACCGGCAATCCCCGCGGGGTGATGCTCACGCATGCGAACCTCCTGCACAACGCCGCTATGGTCCGCTCATTCTTTGATCATGGCAGCGAAGATAAATACGTCTCGTGGCTCCCGACCTTTCACGACATGGGGTTTATGTCGGGCGTCTTGCAGCCCCTCTATTCGGGAATCCCTGCGGTGCTCATCTCGCCGGGTGAATTCCTGCGCCGGCCGCTGACCTGGCTGAGAGCCATCTCGCGCCACCGGGCGACGACCAGCGGCGGCCCGAACTTCGCCTACGATCTGTGTGTCAGAAGGATTACCGCCGAGCAGCGCGCCGGGCTGGACCTGAGCAGTTGGGAGGTCGCGTTCAATGGCGCTGAGCCGATCCGCGAGGAGACGCTCGAACGCTTTGCCAGGGCCTTCGAGCCTCACGGCTTTCGCAAGCAATCGATGTTTGCCTGTTACGGGCTCGCCGAAGCGACCCTGCTGGTGGCGGGAGCGCAAAAAGGCGAATTGCCCATCACGAGAGGCTTCTCGGCGACGGCGCTCGAAAAGGGCCTGGTGGCTGCGTCGGCGGCCGGCACGCCCGGGCAGCATGTTCTGGTCAGCTGCGGCCGCGCCGCCCTGGATCAAGGGATCGCCATTGTCGATGAAAAGACCTGTCAGCGGTGCCCGCCCGACCGGGTCGGCGAAGTCTGGGTCCGGGGTCCGAGCGTTGGCCAGGGCTACTGGAACAAACCGGTCGACAGCAAGCCAATATTCGAGGCTCGCATCGCCGAGACCGGCGAGGGACCTTTCTTGCGCACAGGCGACCTGGGGTTCATCCATGACGGAGTGCTGTTTGTCACCGGGCGGCTCAAGGACGTAATCATCATCCGCGGGCTCAACCACTACCCGCAGGACATTGAATTGACGGTGGAGAATTGCCACGCGGCCCTGCGTCCGGGCTGTGGCGCTGCCTTCTCGGTCGACGCTGGCGGCCAGGAACGACTCGTCATCGTTTATGAAATCGACGAGCGCAAGCAGCCGGACCCGGTCGAGGTCACCGCCAGCATCCGCCAAGCGGTCAGCGAAGCTCATGAGTTGCAGGCCCACGCGATTGTGCTGATCAGGGCAGGCTCTGTGCCAAAAACTTCGAGCGGCAAGATTCAGCGCCGCGCCTGTCGCAAGCAGTTCCTGGAAGGCGCGCTCGAAGCGGTTCACCACAGCGTGCTGGAGGAGCAGACGCGTCCAGCGCGCGCCGAGGGTTTCTTGCGCAAGGCGCTGCTTGCCCTGGAGCAGCCGGCGCGGCTGCTGGTGATCGAGTCTTGTGTGCTGGAGCAGGCCGCCAGGGTTCTGCGCTCGCCGGCGTCAGGGTTGACGGCCAATCTGCCGCTGTCGGCCCTCGGCCTCGATTCGCTGATGGCCATCGAGTTGAAGAACCAGCTTGAAGATCAGCTCGGCACATCGGTCCCGACTTCGAAGCTCATGGCCGGCGTCACGGCGGCCCAGTTAGCGCAGCTTGTCGCCGAGCAGTTGACGGCCGCGCCGGCCGGCCGGCCCGCCCCGATCCGCCCTGATGAGGGGCCGCCGACTGAAGCCCCGCTGTCGTACACGCAAAAGGCGTTGTGGTTTTTCCAGCAGCTTTCCCCGGACAGCGCCGCCTACAATGTCACGTTCGCCCTGCGCATCAGCTCGCCCGTGGACGCCGGAGCCTTGCGGCGGGCCTTTCAATCCGTCGTCAGTCGCCACGCGTGCCTGCGCACCACCTTCGCCCTACGTCACGGCCAGCCGGTGCAGAGAGTGCAGCGGCAGCAGCAAGCGGATCTGCGCGAGGTGTCAGCCGCCGGACTGTCTATGGATGATTTGCAGCAGGCAGTAGCCGAGGAGGCCGGCCTGCCGTTCGACCTGGAAGCCGGCCCGCTGTACCGCGCCCTGCTGTTCACACGCGAGCCCGAAGACCATATCCTCTCGCTGGCCGTGCATCACATTGTCATCGACGGGTGGTCCTTCTGGGTGCTGTTGGATGAGCTGATGGAATTGTATGAAGCGGAGGTGAGCGGCCGACAGCCGGATCTGCCGGCGCCCGCCCTCGACTACTCGGATTACCTCAGCTGGCAGGCCGAGCTGCTTGAAGGCGAAGAGGGCGAGCGGCTATTTCATTACTGGAAGCGAGAGCTGGACGGCGACCTGCCGTTGCTCAACCTGCCGACGACGCGCGCCCGCCCGCCCGTGCAGACCTATGCGGGCGCGTCCCACGGGTTCCAGTTGGAGCGAGAGCTGGTGATGCGTTTCAAGGAAGTGACCGCGTCGCTCGGGGCGACGCTCTATACGGGCTTGCTCGCCGTGTTTCAGATCTTGCTTCATCGGTACACGGGGCAGGATGACATTCTGGTCGGCTCTCCCATATCGGCGCGCAGCAGGGCAGAGTTTGAAGGCATCGTCGGCTGCTTTTTCAACGCCATGATCATGCGCGCAGACTTCTCTTCCGACCTGACGTTCGAGAAGTTTCTCGGACGGCTGCGCGAGAAAGTACTGGGCGCTCTGGATCATCAAGATTACCCGTCGCATTTGCTGGCAGAACGACTACAAACGGCCCGCGACCCGGCCCGCCCGCCGCTGTTCCAGGCGACCTTCATCTTTCAGAAGCCGCACCGCAAGGGGCGATCACCCTTGCCGGTCGGGCCGACCGCCGCGCCGGCTCATGCCGGCAGCCTCCGCCTCAGTCTCTTTCCCCTTGAGAGGCGCCACTCGCGCATGGAGCTTGAGCTGGAGATGATCGAATCCGGCGGCGGCATTTGCGCATGGCTGCATTATAACCGCGACCTGTTCGACGCCGCTTTCATCGAGCGGATGGCGGCTCACTACAAGGTCTTGCTGGAGGGCGTCGTCGCCGAGCCGCGGCAGCGCATCTCCGGCCTGCCGCTGCTGACGCCCGAAGAGATGGACGACCTGTTGGCCGGGCAGCGCCTTGACCCCCTGCCGGCCATCGGCACAGGAGTGCAAGAGTGGTTTCAGGAGCAGGCCCGGCAAACGCCCGACAAGGTCGCGGCGGTTGACCAGGATGGCTCGATAACCTTCAACGAACTGCGCAGGCAGGCCGCGCGCCTTGCCTGTGTCATAAGGAGACTGAATAGATGA
- a CDS encoding sigma-54 dependent transcriptional regulator yields MILLLHSNSAVALKTELQGVLAESLRHDAESLRHMGIVSASFESVSSLPENVKNPDVALILLVLTAHLLEHSVEILTAIRKLVDLPIIVVYEATSPDNVIELMRNGANDFITVPLNTVNVLPRVRRLLDNPPVSHHLDQSFKLEFGKKRLIGQSVAFVEVVKKISVLAKCDVNVLVAGETGTGKELCARFIHYLSSRSMGPFIPINCGAIPENLVENELFGHQRGAYTSANTSQEGLIHEADGGTLFLDEVDSMPLAVQIKLLRFLQEKEYRVLGGTKTRLSDARILVATNTDVEAAVKSGKLREDFYYRIGVMSVTLPPLRHRQEDLPLLARHFLAKYSAQFGKRISDISPDAIRLLLLYDWPGNIRQLEHVIEAAVVLCEERILQARHIILPQAQSSTSAGSFKEMKARAVDEFERNYINSLLLAHQGNISRAALAAQKDRRTFFELIRKHKINPRHYRSPESQ; encoded by the coding sequence ATGATTTTATTACTTCATTCCAATTCCGCGGTGGCTTTGAAGACCGAGTTGCAAGGCGTACTCGCCGAGAGCCTCAGACACGACGCAGAGTCGTTACGCCATATGGGCATCGTGTCAGCGTCGTTTGAGTCTGTCAGCAGCCTGCCTGAGAACGTCAAGAATCCGGACGTGGCGCTGATCTTGCTGGTATTGACGGCACATCTGCTCGAACACTCAGTGGAGATATTGACCGCGATCAGGAAGCTTGTCGATCTGCCCATCATTGTTGTCTATGAAGCGACAAGCCCCGACAACGTCATTGAATTGATGCGCAACGGGGCCAACGATTTCATCACCGTGCCGCTGAACACTGTCAATGTGCTGCCGCGGGTCCGCCGCCTGCTTGACAACCCTCCGGTCAGTCATCACCTGGATCAATCCTTCAAACTCGAATTCGGAAAGAAGCGACTCATCGGCCAAAGCGTGGCTTTCGTCGAGGTGGTCAAAAAGATATCCGTCCTTGCCAAATGCGACGTGAACGTCTTGGTCGCGGGCGAGACGGGCACAGGCAAAGAGTTGTGTGCGCGCTTCATCCACTACCTGAGTTCCCGCTCGATGGGGCCTTTCATTCCGATCAACTGCGGAGCGATACCTGAAAACCTTGTCGAGAATGAGCTGTTTGGCCACCAGCGCGGCGCCTACACCAGCGCGAACACTTCGCAGGAAGGGCTGATCCACGAGGCCGACGGCGGCACGCTCTTCTTAGACGAGGTTGATAGCATGCCGCTGGCCGTGCAGATAAAGTTATTGCGCTTCCTTCAGGAAAAAGAGTATCGGGTGCTAGGGGGGACCAAGACGCGTTTGTCTGACGCGAGAATCCTGGTGGCGACCAACACGGACGTAGAGGCGGCGGTCAAGTCGGGCAAGCTCCGCGAGGACTTCTATTATAGGATCGGCGTCATGTCGGTTACCCTGCCCCCGCTGAGGCACCGCCAGGAAGACTTGCCCCTGCTCGCCCGGCACTTCCTAGCCAAGTACTCGGCGCAGTTCGGCAAGCGGATATCGGATATCTCGCCGGATGCAATCCGCCTGCTGCTGCTTTATGACTGGCCGGGGAACATCAGGCAGCTCGAACATGTCATCGAGGCGGCCGTCGTGCTGTGCGAGGAGAGGATACTACAAGCCCGACACATCATTCTGCCGCAGGCGCAAAGCTCGACTTCCGCCGGCTCTTTCAAAGAGATGAAGGCGAGGGCTGTTGACGAGTTCGAGAGAAACTACATCAATTCGTTGCTACTCGCGCACCAGGGCAACATCTCCAGGGCGGCCCTGGCCGCACAGAAGGACCGGCGGACCTTCTTCGAGCTGATACGCAAACACAAGATCAACCCTCGGCATTACCGTTCGCCTGAGTCGCAGTAG
- a CDS encoding alpha/beta fold hydrolase — translation MFCLPYAGGSASIFRNWGDFLPPQVQVVPVELPGRGGRLNEPPFVRLPALIDALAEAVRPALQSPFALFGHSMGAVIAFELARRLRRQHQVEPQKLFVAGRRAPQLPRTEPITYNLPEDEFIKELHRLAGTPREVLEHAELMQLFIPLLRADFEFIETYEYIPDEPLGCPITVFGGLQDEEVKREWLLQWKAHTLSRCEIRMLPGDHFFIRSSQDILLRVLASELRELLADAGTINGKP, via the coding sequence TTGTTCTGCCTGCCATACGCGGGTGGGTCGGCTTCGATCTTCCGCAACTGGGGAGACTTTCTGCCCCCGCAGGTCCAGGTCGTGCCGGTCGAATTGCCGGGGCGCGGGGGCCGGCTGAACGAGCCCCCTTTCGTGAGATTACCAGCCCTCATCGACGCCCTCGCCGAAGCCGTGCGCCCAGCCTTGCAGTCGCCCTTCGCGCTGTTCGGCCATAGCATGGGGGCCGTGATCGCCTTTGAACTCGCCAGACGTTTGCGCCGCCAGCACCAGGTCGAGCCGCAAAAACTATTCGTGGCCGGCCGCCGGGCACCTCAACTGCCCCGCACCGAGCCCATCACCTACAATTTGCCGGAAGACGAGTTCATCAAAGAACTCCACAGGCTAGCCGGGACGCCCAGGGAGGTCTTGGAGCATGCCGAGCTGATGCAACTGTTCATCCCTTTGCTGCGGGCCGATTTTGAGTTCATCGAGACCTACGAGTACATTCCCGATGAGCCTCTCGGTTGCCCGATCACCGTCTTCGGCGGATTGCAAGACGAGGAGGTAAAACGGGAATGGCTGTTGCAATGGAAGGCGCACACCCTCTCGCGCTGCGAGATCCGCATGCTGCCGGGCGATCATTTCTTCATCCGCTCATCTCAGGACATCTTGCTGCGAGTGCTCGCCAGTGAGCTGCGTGAGCTGCTGGCCGACGCCGGCACGATCAACGGGAAGCCATGA
- the htpG gene encoding molecular chaperone HtpG — translation MMNYAEEFQFQAETAQLLDLMIHSLYTNKEIFLRELISNASDALDRLRFEALTDPRLLDGDDRYEIRLIPDPAARTLTIADTGIGMSRQEVIDNIGTIAKSGTRELREAFREGASQQVVGELIGQFGVGFYSAFMVAEKVTLCTRRAGEATATLWESTGDGSYNLTDAQRQGRGTEITLHLKPASSDEGLEDFTDQWVLARIVRRYSDFVSYPIICPFESEKPGEPGAPLETVVEDKTLNSMQPIWARAPGEISEGEYTDFYRHITNDWEEPLQIIASRAEGTAEYQALLFIPSKAPTDLFYHAAGIEIRLYAKRVLIMERCDDLLPKYLRFIKGVVDSSDLPLNISRQMLQQDRHIAQIRKWLTRKVLDTLETMREKDPGKYLKFWREFGRALKEGISADHENKERLLRLALFSSSHDAEELTTLADYVERMKPEQEDIYYLTGESRALVENSPHLEGFRERGYEVLYLIDPVDELLTQAVWEYAGKRLKSAGKGMAKLGSAQDRERIEQELKAKEEATAEMLAAMQKAVDEHVKQVRLTSRLVASPACLVGNEMDYSPQLEKLLLKGKGGGAKQRRILELNPEHELFKKLHERYAQRPDEKQLGECAELLLGYALLAEGSELPDPVRFNQLVIDSMVRTL, via the coding sequence ATGATGAACTACGCTGAGGAGTTTCAATTCCAGGCGGAGACCGCCCAGCTGTTGGATCTGATGATCCACTCTCTCTACACCAACAAGGAAATCTTTCTGCGCGAGCTCATCTCGAACGCCTCGGACGCCCTCGACCGGTTACGCTTTGAAGCGCTCACCGATCCGCGGCTGCTGGACGGAGACGACCGCTATGAAATCAGGCTCATCCCTGACCCAGCCGCCAGGACGCTCACCATTGCTGACACCGGCATCGGCATGAGCCGCCAGGAAGTCATCGATAACATCGGTACGATTGCGAAGTCGGGCACCCGCGAGCTGCGGGAGGCTTTCCGAGAGGGCGCCTCGCAGCAAGTCGTGGGGGAGTTGATCGGGCAGTTCGGCGTCGGTTTCTACTCTGCCTTCATGGTGGCCGAGAAGGTGACGCTATGCACGCGCAGGGCCGGCGAGGCGACCGCGACCCTGTGGGAATCGACCGGCGATGGCTCCTACAATCTGACTGATGCGCAACGCCAGGGCCGCGGCACCGAGATCACCTTGCACCTGAAGCCGGCAAGCTCGGATGAGGGGCTCGAAGACTTCACCGATCAATGGGTGCTCGCCCGCATTGTCAGAAGGTATTCGGACTTCGTCTCTTATCCCATCATCTGCCCGTTCGAAAGCGAGAAGCCAGGCGAGCCGGGAGCCCCACTTGAAACGGTGGTCGAGGACAAGACGCTCAACTCGATGCAGCCGATCTGGGCGCGGGCGCCGGGCGAGATCAGCGAAGGCGAGTATACAGACTTTTACCGGCACATCACGAATGACTGGGAGGAGCCGCTGCAAATCATCGCCTCGCGGGCCGAAGGCACCGCCGAGTACCAGGCGCTGCTGTTCATCCCATCAAAAGCGCCGACCGACCTCTTTTATCATGCCGCCGGCATTGAGATCCGGCTGTACGCCAAACGCGTGCTGATCATGGAGCGCTGCGACGACCTGCTGCCGAAATACCTGCGCTTCATCAAGGGGGTGGTCGATTCCTCCGACCTGCCGCTGAACATCTCGCGCCAGATGCTCCAGCAGGATCGGCACATCGCGCAGATCCGAAAGTGGCTGACGCGAAAAGTGCTCGACACCCTGGAGACGATGCGCGAGAAAGACCCCGGCAAGTATTTGAAGTTCTGGCGCGAGTTCGGGCGAGCATTGAAGGAAGGCATATCGGCGGATCACGAGAACAAAGAGAGGCTGTTGCGGTTGGCCCTGTTCAGCTCGTCGCACGACGCGGAGGAACTGACGACGCTGGCAGACTACGTCGAGAGGATGAAGCCGGAGCAGGAGGATATCTATTACCTCACGGGGGAGAGCCGCGCCCTGGTAGAGAACTCTCCCCACCTGGAGGGCTTCAGGGAGAGGGGCTACGAGGTACTCTACCTGATCGACCCGGTCGATGAATTGCTGACGCAGGCCGTGTGGGAATACGCAGGCAAGCGGCTGAAGTCTGCGGGCAAAGGCATGGCCAAGCTGGGCAGCGCGCAGGACCGCGAGCGCATCGAGCAGGAGCTGAAGGCGAAGGAAGAAGCGACGGCAGAGATGTTGGCGGCGATGCAGAAGGCGGTCGATGAGCACGTCAAGCAGGTGCGGCTGACGAGCCGCCTAGTGGCCTCGCCCGCGTGCCTCGTCGGCAACGAGATGGACTACAGCCCACAGTTGGAGAAACTGCTGCTGAAAGGTAAGGGGGGAGGAGCAAAGCAGCGGCGAATCCTGGAGCTGAACCCGGAGCATGAGCTCTTCAAGAAGCTGCACGAGCGCTACGCGCAGCGCCCGGATGAAAAGCAGTTGGGCGAGTGCGCGGAGTTGTTGCTCGGTTACGCGCTGCTGGCCGAGGGCTCGGAGCTTCCTGATCCGGTGAGATTCAACCAACTGGTGATCGATTCGATGGTACGCACATTGTAA
- a CDS encoding transcription termination/antitermination NusG family protein, with amino-acid sequence MNRQTLDPPSWYAVHTHPRQEDRAASNLRAWGIETFSPKFKEQHINAYTQESTCLIKHLFPRYIFARFDLSLLYKVSYTRGIHAVVSFGDQPAIVEATIIALIHSRIDGEGFVRIDDEPRPGDAVIVREGPLKGLTGVFSREMKEDERVMILLNAVSYQARAVIHKSMVKRMF; translated from the coding sequence ATGAACAGGCAAACCCTTGATCCACCCAGTTGGTACGCAGTTCACACTCACCCAAGACAAGAAGACCGCGCCGCAAGCAATTTGAGGGCTTGGGGGATCGAGACCTTTTCTCCAAAATTCAAGGAGCAACATATTAACGCTTACACTCAGGAATCGACGTGCTTGATCAAGCACCTCTTTCCTCGGTACATCTTTGCAAGGTTCGATCTCAGTCTGCTTTATAAGGTCTCCTACACCAGGGGGATTCACGCCGTCGTCAGCTTTGGCGACCAGCCCGCCATTGTCGAGGCAACCATCATCGCGCTCATCCACTCTCGGATCGACGGCGAAGGCTTTGTCCGCATCGATGATGAGCCCCGGCCCGGCGACGCCGTGATCGTTAGAGAGGGGCCACTCAAAGGCCTCACAGGGGTCTTCAGTCGGGAGATGAAAGAGGACGAGCGGGTAATGATCCTATTGAACGCCGTGAGCTACCAGGCTCGCGCCGTGATTCACAAGTCCATGGTGAAAAGAATGTTCTGA